The Pyrobaculum sp. 3827-6 genome has a segment encoding these proteins:
- a CDS encoding HEPN domain-containing protein, giving the protein MSWERWADWLSDAEDDLAAALDLVRLGRYAKACFLAQQAAEKALKALLIAKSGRYARSHSVLALVLEAERLGLAPPPALREAAEELDRHYVPSRYPNAWPWGPPHAHYRAADAERCIKNAEAVLEYVRRAVGGG; this is encoded by the coding sequence GTGAGCTGGGAGAGGTGGGCCGACTGGCTGAGCGACGCGGAGGACGACCTAGCCGCGGCGCTTGACCTCGTGAGGCTTGGGAGATACGCCAAGGCCTGCTTCCTTGCCCAGCAGGCGGCTGAGAAGGCGCTGAAGGCCCTCCTTATTGCGAAAAGCGGGAGATACGCGAGGTCCCACAGCGTATTGGCGCTGGTGCTGGAGGCGGAGAGGCTCGGCCTAGCCCCTCCCCCGGCGCTACGCGAAGCCGCGGAGGAGCTCGACCGCCACTACGTCCCCAGCAGATACCCAAACGCGTGGCCGTGGGGCCCGCCCCACGCCCACTACCGCGCGGCCGACGCCGAGAGGTGTATAAAAAACGCCGAGGCTGTTTTAGAGTATGTCAGAAGGGCTGTTGGAGGCGGCTAG
- a CDS encoding PaREP1 family protein: MDVEILERPLPKPSSEDYVSARLLEALVEAGLALEYLRRGLVRNAAGKAFQAWKAFMAALLRLELDKLKTLVKGDEERRWLETTGVSRVPTSRLMALSKMLSDVGYSGIYFVANTALNLHEYQYHGPDPDMAWTKYRTREEAAVAVVEPLREVADKAEVLKARVKWGDELENALKSLKEALASYTKRSVQR, from the coding sequence ATGGATGTGGAGATATTGGAGAGACCTCTTCCGAAGCCCTCCTCCGAGGATTACGTATCGGCGCGTCTTCTTGAGGCTTTGGTGGAGGCGGGCCTCGCTCTCGAGTACCTCCGCCGCGGCCTCGTTAGAAACGCCGCCGGCAAGGCCTTCCAGGCGTGGAAGGCGTTTATGGCCGCCTTATTGAGGCTAGAGCTGGATAAGCTGAAGACGCTGGTCAAAGGCGACGAGGAGAGGCGTTGGCTAGAGACGACGGGTGTTTCCCGGGTGCCGACTTCTAGGTTGATGGCTTTGTCTAAAATGCTGAGTGATGTGGGGTACAGCGGGATTTACTTTGTCGCCAACACCGCTCTTAATCTCCACGAGTATCAGTACCACGGCCCCGATCCCGACATGGCGTGGACCAAGTACCGCACACGGGAGGAAGCCGCAGTGGCTGTGGTGGAGCCGTTGAGAGAAGTTGCAGACAAAGCCGAGGTTTTGAAGGCCAGAGTGAAGTGGGGCGACGAGCTGGAGAACGCACTTAAAAGTCTTAAAGAGGCCTTGGCGAGTTATACCAAGAGGTCTGTCCAGCGGTGA
- a CDS encoding glycosyltransferase family 2 protein, whose translation MAIDYVVFYLVPNIIGGFYAFIMALGAVKRVRGRRAPPVENYLVVVVTVGDGRVLPALLETVAQLERLGLRYVVVSSRPLPLRSVLVVPPEEDGSKYRAVRWFVKNYARPDVWYVFLDDDSYPLDTRFLSDIAYYGERGYVAGNGVLVPRPGRSPLAYALDWVRWFHDVTVYRFALEVLRRPVFGMHGELLMVRGDVLREIWPAMGDTVTEDFRFAMELLRRRYKTFQSATRVSIRSPNSLADFVRQRARWANALRDAARYKNAPYIGLIAAGFALWTAAPSTWLYGPSAPLLVSAVYAAVYLYGSLKARRYVLDVWLASLLELVGLAAGIVKRGKTFYILDKT comes from the coding sequence ATGGCTATTGACTATGTGGTGTTTTACCTCGTTCCGAATATCATCGGGGGGTTCTACGCCTTTATAATGGCGCTGGGAGCTGTGAAGAGGGTGAGGGGGCGCCGGGCGCCGCCCGTCGAGAACTACCTCGTCGTGGTGGTCACGGTGGGCGACGGCCGGGTCCTTCCTGCGCTGTTGGAGACGGTGGCCCAGCTGGAGAGGCTGGGGCTGAGGTACGTGGTTGTCTCGTCGCGGCCCCTCCCCCTGCGTAGCGTGTTGGTGGTGCCGCCGGAGGAGGACGGCTCTAAGTACCGCGCGGTTAGGTGGTTTGTGAAGAACTACGCCAGGCCCGACGTGTGGTACGTCTTTCTCGACGACGACAGCTACCCCCTAGACACCCGGTTCCTCAGCGACATTGCCTACTACGGCGAGAGGGGCTACGTGGCGGGCAACGGCGTCTTGGTGCCGAGGCCGGGGAGGTCGCCGCTTGCCTACGCCCTGGACTGGGTTAGGTGGTTCCACGACGTGACGGTGTACCGCTTCGCTCTGGAGGTGCTGAGGAGGCCCGTGTTCGGCATGCACGGCGAGCTCCTCATGGTGAGGGGAGATGTGTTGAGAGAGATCTGGCCCGCCATGGGGGACACCGTCACCGAGGACTTCCGCTTCGCCATGGAGTTGCTGAGGAGGCGTTACAAGACCTTCCAGTCGGCCACCCGCGTGTCGATTAGAAGCCCGAACTCCCTCGCCGACTTCGTGAGGCAGAGGGCCAGGTGGGCCAATGCCTTGAGAGACGCGGCGAGGTATAAAAACGCCCCCTACATAGGCCTTATAGCCGCCGGCTTCGCCCTCTGGACGGCGGCCCCCTCCACGTGGCTCTACGGCCCCAGCGCGCCGTTGCTAGTCTCCGCCGTATACGCCGCGGTGTACCTCTACGGGAGCTTGAAGGCCAGGCGCTACGTCTTAGACGTCTGGCTCGCCTCCCTACTCGAGCTAGTCGGACTCGCCGCCGGAATCGTCAAAAGAGGCAAAACCTTCTACATCCTAGACAAGACATAG